The Candidatus Manganitrophaceae bacterium genome contains a region encoding:
- the tatC gene encoding twin-arginine translocase subunit TatC, producing the protein MPFTGHLQEFRSRLIVSLFILILSAGVSFYFSGTLLAWLKRPLDTELIFLSPAEAFWSDLKISLFVGFLCAFPVILYEIWRFIAPGLLPHERGAFLPFLVFGVGFFSLGLAFSYFLALPFALKFLIDYGRESGLTPRISVSMYIDFNLRLLLASGFIFELPLVMILLAKFGLLTPDFLSRNRKYAVIGAFVIAAVITPTPDIFNQLMMAVPLLFLYEVGIIAVRLFGGRLRRSEKQESEGN; encoded by the coding sequence ATGCCCTTCACCGGCCACCTCCAGGAATTCCGTTCCCGTTTGATTGTATCGCTCTTCATCCTGATCCTCAGTGCAGGAGTTTCTTTTTATTTTTCAGGGACGCTTCTTGCGTGGCTCAAAAGACCGCTCGATACTGAACTGATCTTCCTCTCCCCGGCAGAGGCCTTCTGGTCGGACCTGAAGATCTCGCTCTTTGTCGGTTTTCTCTGTGCATTTCCAGTGATTCTCTATGAAATTTGGCGCTTTATTGCCCCGGGACTCCTGCCGCATGAACGGGGGGCTTTCCTTCCCTTTCTCGTTTTCGGGGTCGGGTTTTTTTCCCTCGGTCTGGCTTTTTCCTATTTCCTTGCCCTCCCGTTCGCCCTCAAGTTCTTGATCGATTATGGGAGGGAAAGCGGGTTGACGCCGCGAATCTCGGTTTCGATGTATATTGATTTTAATCTCAGGCTTCTTTTGGCCTCCGGGTTCATCTTTGAATTGCCCCTCGTGATGATCCTCCTGGCAAAGTTCGGTTTGCTCACACCCGACTTCCTTTCCAGGAACCGGAAGTATGCCGTGATCGGCGCGTTTGTGATCGCCGCAGTGATCACGCCGACGCCCGATATTTTCAACCAGTTGATGATGGCCGTTCCGCTTCTGTTTCTCTATGAAGTCGGCATCATTGCCGTCCGCCTCTTTGGCGGACGACTGAGACGTTCTGAGAAACAAGAATCGGAAGGGAATTAA
- a CDS encoding twin-arginine translocase subunit TatB yields MFGIGIPELIVILLIAFVVIGPEKLPDLARSLGKGWYEIRRATEGVRSEIVKEGEKINDELEEASQSLREAGEGGASTGEKTGQP; encoded by the coding sequence ATGTTTGGTATTGGAATTCCAGAATTGATTGTTATTTTGTTGATCGCCTTTGTTGTGATCGGCCCGGAGAAACTCCCGGACCTCGCACGGAGCCTGGGGAAGGGCTGGTATGAAATCCGGCGGGCGACGGAAGGGGTCCGGTCGGAGATCGTAAAGGAGGGGGAAAAGATTAACGATGAGTTGGAAGAGGCCTCTCAATCTCTAAGAGAAGCAGGGGAAGGAGGCGCATCCACTGGTGAAAAGACCGGCCAGCCCTAA
- a CDS encoding DUF465 domain-containing protein: MVRMNLLPSPSLICLEGPYVSQIGGFVMVEETQMINQLRETNRLFRSLEKKHHALEASLHDLNRHKTLSAQEELQRKRYQKEKLAAKDTMTQMLRRYEATRKTDL; this comes from the coding sequence ATGGTCAGGATGAACTTATTGCCCTCGCCGTCTTTGATTTGTTTAGAGGGTCCTTACGTATCTCAAATAGGAGGGTTCGTAATGGTGGAAGAGACGCAGATGATTAATCAGTTACGTGAGACAAACAGGCTGTTTCGGAGTCTGGAAAAAAAGCACCATGCGCTGGAGGCGTCGCTGCATGATTTGAATCGTCACAAGACCTTGTCCGCACAGGAAGAGCTTCAACGGAAGAGGTATCAGAAGGAAAAGCTGGCCGCCAAAGACACCATGACTCAGATGCTTCGGAGGTATGAGGCTACGCGAAAGACAGATCTCTAA
- the rimI gene encoding ribosomal-protein-alanine N-acetyltransferase, producing METSNTLKECRLGQRRMMLKKSISANFVLKPMDESDLDPVMRIEELSFPCPWSKGMFLSEFNKHPYSRSYIAEEKSSGELVGYVLFSLVFEELHILNLAVHPACRRNGIGESLVSFVLGIGRDQQTAKVLLEVRASNNSALALYQKFGFKEIGIRRNYYFKPKENALLLQFDFEKTVSTEVSRWSG from the coding sequence ATGGAAACCTCAAACACCTTAAAGGAATGCCGCCTAGGGCAAAGGCGTATGATGCTAAAAAAATCGATATCCGCCAATTTCGTCTTGAAACCTATGGATGAAAGCGATCTCGATCCTGTCATGAGGATTGAGGAGCTTTCTTTTCCCTGCCCCTGGAGTAAAGGGATGTTCCTCTCTGAGTTTAATAAGCATCCCTATTCCCGGTCTTATATCGCTGAAGAGAAATCCAGCGGAGAGCTCGTCGGCTATGTGCTTTTCAGCCTGGTATTTGAGGAGCTTCATATTTTGAATCTGGCCGTACACCCAGCATGCCGGAGGAATGGGATTGGAGAAAGCCTGGTCTCTTTTGTCCTGGGGATTGGCCGAGATCAACAAACGGCGAAAGTCCTTCTGGAAGTTCGGGCTTCGAATAATTCCGCCTTAGCCCTATATCAAAAATTCGGATTCAAAGAGATCGGCATTCGTCGCAACTATTATTTTAAGCCAAAAGAAAATGCCTTGCTTTTACAGTTTGATTTTGAGAAAACGGTATCAACGGAAGTCAGTCGATGGTCAGGATGA
- the tsaB gene encoding tRNA (adenosine(37)-N6)-threonylcarbamoyltransferase complex dimerization subunit type 1 TsaB has product MKILAIETSTLAGGAALMNEAGLISVCHLEPEARHSEQLLTAIDRLLKESKILLSDLDGIAVSIGPGSFTGLRIGLATAKGLAMGTDIPMVLVPTMEVIAAAFPEAKGLTVPILDARREEVYWSLFDYRQQNLIRHRPDQVTTVRKALEEIDRFLLESADPATDEILFAGDGAVKYQKYIVETIGPRARFPSQDPLFPSAKQVAERGLLLLEKGEVCSHEQAVPLYMRAPQAELKWKAGRGKIRSS; this is encoded by the coding sequence ATGAAGATACTTGCGATTGAAACCAGTACCCTGGCAGGGGGTGCTGCCCTGATGAACGAAGCGGGCTTGATCAGTGTGTGCCATCTTGAGCCAGAGGCACGGCATTCCGAACAGCTCCTGACGGCCATTGACCGACTTCTGAAGGAGAGCAAGATCTTATTGTCTGATCTGGATGGCATCGCTGTTTCAATCGGCCCCGGTTCCTTCACCGGCTTACGCATTGGCCTCGCGACGGCAAAGGGTCTGGCCATGGGGACCGATATCCCAATGGTATTGGTGCCGACGATGGAAGTGATCGCCGCCGCTTTTCCCGAAGCCAAAGGTTTAACCGTACCTATTCTTGACGCGCGCCGGGAAGAGGTTTACTGGTCCTTATTCGATTATCGTCAGCAGAATCTCATCCGGCACAGGCCCGACCAGGTCACCACAGTCCGGAAGGCCTTGGAGGAGATCGACCGCTTTCTCCTTGAATCGGCAGATCCGGCAACCGATGAGATCCTCTTTGCCGGTGATGGGGCGGTGAAGTATCAAAAGTACATTGTCGAAACCATTGGCCCGCGTGCACGCTTTCCGTCTCAGGACCCTCTTTTCCCTTCAGCGAAACAGGTGGCGGAACGGGGACTGCTTCTGCTTGAGAAGGGGGAGGTGTGCTCGCATGAGCAGGCCGTCCCCCTCTATATGCGCGCCCCTCAGGCCGAGTTGAAATGGAAGGCCGGTCGCGGTAAAATAAGATCGAGTTAG
- the coaBC gene encoding bifunctional phosphopantothenoylcysteine decarboxylase/phosphopantothenate--cysteine ligase CoaBC yields the protein MLKGKKILLGITGSIAAYKAIHILRRLRAADAEVSVVLTSSAHRFVSPLTLQVLSNGPIYTDLFDPRSEVIHLTLAQEADLILIAPATANFIAKMATGLADDLLSNLLLANTAPILLAPAMDLGMWEHPAVQENVMRLRLRGVHILEPEVGPLASGKEGKGRLADEGLIVAGVIDILSGNKEPEGWDISLKDEVILVTAGPTREPIDPVRFISNRSSGRMGYALADAAHRCGGRVILISGPTALSPPPGVEYFSVETAAEMKKAVDYYFDQATVVIMAAAVSDYTPKNISAKKIKKTETPISIPLQKTEDILKRLSSKKKEQILIGFAAETEDLIQNAQLKLKNKGLDLIVANDVTQKGAGFDVETNIVQLIDRDGQITALSKMLKTELARYILREIRTIREGQK from the coding sequence TTGCTGAAGGGAAAGAAGATCCTCCTCGGGATCACAGGGAGTATCGCTGCCTACAAGGCCATCCATATTCTGAGACGATTGCGCGCGGCCGACGCGGAGGTGAGCGTTGTGCTGACTTCGTCGGCCCACCGGTTTGTCTCTCCGCTGACCCTGCAAGTCCTGTCCAACGGCCCGATCTATACCGATCTGTTTGACCCCCGCAGCGAAGTCATCCATCTGACGCTGGCCCAGGAAGCCGATCTCATCCTGATCGCCCCTGCCACGGCCAACTTTATCGCGAAAATGGCCACCGGATTAGCCGATGATCTCTTATCAAACCTCCTCCTCGCAAATACCGCGCCAATACTTCTTGCCCCCGCAATGGATCTGGGAATGTGGGAACATCCGGCTGTCCAGGAAAATGTCATGCGCTTACGGCTTAGGGGCGTCCACATTCTTGAACCTGAAGTGGGGCCGCTTGCATCGGGAAAAGAAGGAAAAGGCAGACTCGCCGATGAAGGGCTGATCGTGGCGGGGGTAATAGATATTCTCTCCGGAAACAAGGAGCCGGAAGGCTGGGATATCAGCCTGAAGGATGAGGTCATCCTGGTCACGGCAGGCCCGACCCGGGAGCCGATTGATCCGGTTCGGTTTATCTCCAATCGTTCTTCCGGAAGAATGGGATATGCTCTGGCGGATGCCGCACATCGCTGTGGAGGACGAGTCATCCTGATCAGCGGCCCGACAGCGCTTTCCCCGCCTCCAGGGGTAGAATATTTTTCGGTGGAGACGGCGGCAGAGATGAAAAAAGCGGTTGACTATTATTTTGACCAGGCCACCGTCGTCATCATGGCGGCCGCTGTGAGTGATTATACCCCCAAGAATATCTCGGCAAAAAAAATAAAAAAAACCGAGACGCCAATATCGATCCCGCTACAAAAGACCGAAGATATTTTAAAGAGACTCTCCTCCAAAAAAAAAGAGCAGATTCTTATTGGATTTGCCGCCGAAACCGAAGACCTGATTCAAAACGCGCAGCTTAAACTCAAGAACAAAGGGCTTGACCTGATTGTCGCAAACGATGTCACCCAGAAGGGCGCGGGGTTTGATGTAGAGACAAATATCGTTCAATTAATCGACCGGGATGGCCAAATCACAGCCCTGTCCAAAATGCTTAAGACCGAGCTGGCCCGCTATATTTTGCGAGAGATTAGAACGATAAGGGAAGGACAAAAGTAA
- the rpoZ gene encoding DNA-directed RNA polymerase subunit omega has protein sequence MEIVSLPIDIDKKTIGSRFRLVIIAAQRARQLMEGDRPTLQEIQYVKETSTAVEEVVSGGLEILYGEEAQEAQREANRLREEKRARAILDEREEALSGELRKNLNIQLAEAPPTAS, from the coding sequence ATGGAAATCGTTTCACTTCCGATTGATATTGATAAGAAAACAATAGGTTCGAGGTTCCGCCTCGTCATCATTGCTGCACAGCGGGCCAGACAACTCATGGAGGGGGACAGGCCGACCCTTCAGGAAATTCAGTATGTCAAGGAGACCTCCACCGCGGTTGAGGAGGTTGTGAGTGGGGGGCTGGAGATCCTTTACGGAGAAGAGGCGCAGGAGGCGCAGCGCGAAGCCAATCGGCTTCGTGAAGAGAAGCGCGCCCGTGCGATCCTGGATGAACGGGAAGAGGCCTTATCAGGCGAATTAAGAAAGAACCTGAATATCCAACTTGCTGAAGCGCCGCCCACGGCAAGCTGA
- a CDS encoding guanylate kinase, protein MNRKGILFVVSAPSGAGKTTLCRDVARKVANLQYSISHTTRQPRPGEINGVDYYFVDEAAFQEKIDTNDFIESAKVHGHFYGTSRESLSHRIDQGIDVILDIDTQGAMILKKHYSEGVFIYVLPPSFEVLEQRLLDRGLDSNEEISRRLQKAREEIWNYRQYYYLVVNVEYSEALKKLESVIIAERIKMKQMDLAWIEETFIKHLSIKQDQGGGD, encoded by the coding sequence ATTAACAGAAAGGGCATCCTTTTTGTCGTCTCGGCCCCTTCCGGGGCGGGAAAGACAACCCTGTGCAGAGATGTTGCCAGAAAGGTCGCGAACCTTCAATACTCGATCTCCCATACCACCCGCCAGCCGAGGCCGGGGGAAATTAATGGGGTCGATTATTACTTCGTTGATGAGGCCGCCTTTCAGGAGAAGATTGACACGAATGATTTTATTGAATCGGCCAAGGTCCATGGGCATTTTTATGGAACGTCACGAGAATCATTAAGTCACCGGATTGACCAGGGGATTGATGTCATCCTTGACATCGATACTCAAGGGGCCATGATCCTCAAGAAACACTACAGTGAGGGGGTCTTTATCTATGTTCTGCCCCCATCCTTTGAAGTCCTGGAGCAACGATTGCTCGATAGAGGACTGGATTCCAACGAGGAGATCTCCAGGCGCCTTCAAAAGGCTCGGGAAGAGATTTGGAATTATCGGCAGTACTACTATCTGGTGGTTAATGTGGAGTATAGCGAAGCGCTAAAAAAACTGGAATCGGTTATTATTGCAGAGCGGATTAAGATGAAACAGATGGATCTCGCATGGATCGAGGAGACTTTTATCAAGCATCTAAGCATAAAACAGGATCAGGGCGGAGGCGACTAA
- a CDS encoding YicC family protein produces MIQSMTGYGRVEGHVKDRSFVLALRSVNHRYCDVVVRLPKQLMLLEDTLKKRLQGAFSRGHIELSVNTFGSPEPEKRLTLDLESAETYYRILKKMKQKLHLPGEIDISLLSRFKEIVAVVEPREEIEPLVQALEKALDRAIISLGKMRRAEGKALAKEFSGRLQTCSSILSQIESCEKRVVSAYHQRLKKRASELSQGLQVDPVRLSQEVALFAERCDISEERSRLKTHLVEFRKMLQKKEAVGRALDFLIQEMNREVNTIGSKANDASISLNVVALKGELEKMREQVQNIE; encoded by the coding sequence ATGATCCAAAGTATGACTGGGTATGGAAGAGTGGAAGGACATGTTAAGGATCGTTCTTTTGTTCTCGCGCTTCGATCAGTCAACCATCGATACTGCGATGTTGTTGTTCGGCTTCCGAAACAGTTGATGCTCCTTGAAGACACGCTTAAGAAGAGGCTCCAGGGCGCATTTTCGAGGGGACACATTGAACTTTCCGTCAATACCTTCGGGTCACCGGAGCCTGAGAAACGCTTAACGCTTGATCTTGAATCGGCCGAGACCTATTATCGCATTTTAAAAAAGATGAAGCAGAAGCTTCATCTTCCCGGCGAAATAGACATCAGTCTGCTGAGCCGCTTTAAGGAAATCGTTGCCGTTGTTGAGCCCCGTGAAGAAATTGAACCCCTGGTTCAGGCCCTTGAAAAAGCCTTGGACCGTGCCATTATATCACTTGGAAAGATGCGCCGGGCAGAAGGGAAAGCCCTTGCAAAAGAATTTTCAGGGCGCCTTCAGACCTGTTCCAGCATACTCTCTCAGATCGAAAGTTGTGAAAAGCGCGTGGTCTCTGCATATCACCAGCGCTTGAAAAAACGTGCTTCGGAACTTTCTCAGGGCCTTCAGGTCGATCCGGTCCGCCTGAGCCAGGAGGTTGCCCTCTTTGCCGAGCGTTGCGACATCAGTGAGGAAAGGTCTCGGTTGAAGACGCATCTCGTCGAATTCCGTAAGATGTTGCAGAAAAAAGAAGCCGTCGGCCGTGCGCTTGACTTTCTAATTCAGGAGATGAATCGTGAGGTGAATACTATCGGCTCAAAAGCAAACGATGCAAGCATTTCTCTCAACGTTGTTGCCTTGAAAGGGGAGTTGGAAAAAATGCGTGAGCAGGTTCAGAATATCGAGTAA
- a CDS encoding SagB/ThcOx family dehydrogenase — MRKKPISEIYHQETKYNEAEMEKHQRPLDWASTPSPFKSYHSDKKIDLMSYLPFKNNPFTGEAMAPVGEEAYASGLGPISRLLYFTNGVTGILKYPHGQSVVLRAAPTAGGLYPTEIYLAIRKMPKINDGIYNFQVKDHSLVPVWEGDFWDKITQYCLGHEALGQSNLLMIMTAVYQRSVWRYRERAYRRILLDTGHVLGNVIAYAPEGGFSPYPIGGFIDPFLNHLLFLDESKEGVLMVIALPQGKSLDPDKIKSTPTAKSLNERVEEEKMPELFHRLHHTSSILPVKNMQRSPAELPEAARLDLRMEPAVEDISVGLEEKRAVLNESTLMPSLPIEWKEGVGHTILLRRSTRVFSGEALLKDELASILEYAYLPLKFRPPPLFDPSLLETYLVIQKVVGFAEGIYHYAPLERAFRMTRPGDYRKLTWHFCLGQTLARDAAALVIHVAHLGKALERHGDRAYRYLHLDAGHIGERMNLAAIQLQLGVSGIGGFYDDEVNALLGLSLDQIIVYITTLGRPLAEAKG, encoded by the coding sequence ATGAGAAAGAAACCGATTTCAGAAATCTATCATCAGGAAACAAAATACAATGAGGCGGAGATGGAAAAGCATCAAAGGCCTCTCGACTGGGCAAGCACGCCTTCCCCTTTCAAATCCTATCACAGTGACAAGAAAATCGACCTGATGTCTTATCTCCCTTTCAAGAACAATCCTTTCACGGGAGAGGCGATGGCTCCGGTGGGAGAAGAAGCGTATGCCTCTGGCTTGGGACCGATATCCCGGCTCCTTTACTTTACAAATGGCGTGACCGGAATTCTGAAATATCCCCATGGACAATCAGTGGTTCTGCGCGCAGCGCCGACGGCCGGAGGCCTTTATCCAACCGAGATTTATCTTGCGATCCGGAAGATGCCAAAGATAAATGACGGGATCTATAACTTCCAGGTAAAGGATCATTCTCTCGTACCCGTATGGGAAGGGGATTTTTGGGATAAGATCACGCAGTACTGTCTTGGCCATGAAGCCCTTGGCCAGTCAAACCTCCTGATGATCATGACAGCGGTCTACCAGAGAAGCGTCTGGAGGTATCGTGAGCGGGCTTATCGGCGGATTCTTCTGGATACCGGCCATGTTCTTGGAAACGTAATCGCCTACGCCCCCGAAGGGGGGTTTTCCCCCTATCCGATCGGTGGTTTTATTGACCCTTTTTTAAACCACCTCCTTTTCCTGGACGAATCCAAGGAGGGGGTTTTAATGGTAATTGCCTTGCCCCAGGGAAAGAGCCTGGATCCTGATAAGATCAAGTCGACGCCAACGGCAAAATCCCTGAATGAACGGGTGGAAGAAGAGAAGATGCCGGAGCTTTTTCATCGCCTTCATCATACCTCATCTATTCTGCCTGTGAAAAACATGCAAAGGTCGCCTGCCGAGCTTCCGGAAGCGGCACGTCTTGACCTGAGAATGGAGCCTGCGGTCGAGGATATTTCTGTCGGCCTGGAGGAGAAGCGGGCGGTGTTAAACGAGTCCACCCTCATGCCGAGTCTGCCGATCGAATGGAAAGAGGGCGTGGGACATACGATTCTTCTCCGTCGATCAACACGTGTTTTTTCCGGAGAGGCCCTCTTAAAGGATGAATTGGCTTCCATTCTGGAGTACGCTTATCTTCCTCTAAAATTTCGTCCGCCCCCTCTTTTTGATCCATCGCTTCTTGAGACCTACCTGGTGATTCAGAAAGTGGTCGGGTTCGCAGAAGGGATTTACCATTATGCCCCTCTGGAGCGGGCGTTCAGGATGACCCGTCCGGGAGACTACCGTAAGCTGACATGGCATTTTTGCCTGGGACAAACCCTAGCGAGAGACGCGGCCGCCCTGGTGATTCATGTCGCTCACCTCGGAAAGGCCCTGGAGCGGCATGGCGACCGCGCCTACCGGTACCTCCACCTTGATGCTGGCCATATCGGAGAACGGATGAATCTCGCGGCCATCCAGCTTCAATTGGGGGTCAGCGGCATCGGCGGATTTTACGACGATGAAGTCAATGCCCTTCTAGGCTTGTCTCTCGATCAAATTATTGTATATATTACGACCCTGGGGAGACCCCTCGCCGAGGCGAAGGGGTAG
- the nth gene encoding endonuclease III, with protein MKQEGQVPENRRRALVIIKRLEKAIPIPETALHHKSPFQLLVATILSAQCTDARVNLVTPPLFQRYPTPDNFSKARLEDLETLIRTTGFYRNKAKNIVGCAKALVHQFKGQVPNSMDALLTLPGVGRKTANVVLGSVFGKPAVVVDTHVRRVAKRLELTKSNSPDQIEIDLGRLLPKKKWTSGAHRILLHGRHVCTARKPHCLECSLFKLCPAEEEKRRAVEGSLETR; from the coding sequence ATGAAACAGGAAGGACAAGTCCCGGAAAACCGTCGTCGTGCATTGGTGATCATCAAGCGCCTCGAAAAAGCCATTCCCATCCCTGAGACCGCGCTTCACCACAAGAGCCCCTTTCAACTCTTGGTGGCCACGATCCTTTCCGCCCAATGCACGGATGCACGCGTTAATCTGGTTACTCCCCCCCTCTTTCAACGATATCCGACGCCGGACAATTTTTCGAAGGCCCGGCTTGAAGATCTGGAAACCCTCATTCGGACGACCGGATTTTATAGGAACAAAGCAAAGAACATCGTCGGGTGCGCCAAGGCGCTTGTTCACCAATTTAAGGGTCAGGTCCCGAACAGCATGGACGCCTTGCTTACCTTGCCGGGCGTCGGACGAAAGACGGCAAATGTTGTGTTGGGGAGTGTCTTTGGAAAGCCGGCCGTGGTCGTCGATACCCATGTCCGCCGCGTCGCAAAACGGCTTGAACTGACAAAATCAAATTCTCCAGACCAAATAGAGATTGATCTGGGACGGCTCCTGCCCAAGAAAAAATGGACCTCCGGGGCACATCGGATCCTGCTCCACGGTCGGCATGTCTGCACCGCACGGAAGCCCCACTGTCTGGAATGTTCTCTCTTTAAGCTCTGTCCGGCAGAAGAAGAAAAAAGGCGGGCCGTTGAGGGATCTCTGGAGACACGGTGA
- the radA gene encoding DNA repair protein RadA: MAKIKTIFYCQGCGYQSPKWLGRCPDCGTWNSLVEERVEPVKADQADHRWISVERADGGGDAPIPISEIDIASEPRSRTGSREFDRVLGGGVVAGSVILIGGDPGIGKSTLILQSLNQIGKGRGKVLYVSGEESPMQIKLRAERLGISSDYLYVLAETALEEIVSQAEALAPVAIVIDSIQTIYTRQLSSAPGSVTQIRETASQLMFYAKRAGVAVFIIGHVTKDGAIAGPRVLEHIVDTVLYFEGDKSHSYRVLRAVKNRFGSANEIGLFEMKGSGLIEVENPSGLFLSERPRDASGSVVVAAQEGTRPMLVELQALVSTSYLGTARRMALGVDANRVSLLLAILEKRAGLQLSGQDIFVNVVSGIQISEPAIDLGILAAVCSSFREKPIDAETVLFGEVGLAGEIRGIQQALPRIREAEKLGFKRCILPRRNEETLQTEGEADYSVETVGVSHIEEALEVLFSTGA; the protein is encoded by the coding sequence ATGGCGAAGATCAAGACAATTTTTTATTGCCAAGGCTGCGGGTATCAATCGCCGAAATGGCTCGGTCGGTGCCCGGACTGCGGGACATGGAATTCTCTCGTTGAGGAGCGCGTTGAACCGGTAAAGGCGGATCAGGCGGATCACCGCTGGATCTCTGTGGAACGGGCCGATGGCGGAGGAGATGCGCCGATACCGATTTCAGAGATCGATATTGCATCCGAACCGAGATCCAGGACCGGATCGCGGGAGTTCGACCGGGTCCTGGGGGGCGGCGTCGTCGCCGGATCGGTGATACTCATCGGCGGAGATCCGGGTATCGGAAAGTCGACACTGATCCTGCAATCTCTCAACCAGATCGGAAAGGGTCGCGGAAAAGTCCTATATGTTTCGGGCGAAGAATCTCCGATGCAGATCAAGCTTCGTGCCGAGCGTCTGGGGATTTCATCCGACTATCTTTATGTTCTGGCAGAAACCGCCCTGGAAGAGATTGTCAGTCAGGCAGAGGCCCTCGCGCCGGTTGCAATTGTCATCGACTCGATCCAGACGATCTATACCCGCCAGCTCAGTTCTGCCCCGGGAAGTGTGACACAGATTCGGGAAACCGCATCCCAACTGATGTTTTACGCGAAACGAGCCGGGGTCGCTGTTTTTATTATCGGACATGTCACCAAGGATGGGGCGATCGCAGGTCCTCGTGTCCTGGAACATATTGTGGATACGGTTCTTTATTTTGAAGGGGACAAAAGCCATTCCTATCGAGTCCTTCGTGCGGTGAAGAACCGCTTTGGCTCGGCTAATGAAATCGGCCTCTTTGAGATGAAGGGCTCCGGCCTGATCGAGGTCGAAAATCCATCCGGTCTCTTTTTGTCTGAGCGACCCAGAGATGCCTCGGGCTCAGTGGTTGTTGCCGCGCAGGAAGGGACGCGTCCCATGCTGGTCGAACTTCAGGCCCTGGTCAGCACATCATACTTGGGGACGGCGCGCCGGATGGCGCTCGGGGTCGATGCCAACCGGGTTTCTCTGTTGCTGGCTATCCTGGAGAAGCGGGCGGGACTTCAACTATCGGGCCAGGACATCTTTGTCAACGTGGTCAGCGGGATTCAGATCAGTGAGCCGGCAATCGACCTTGGAATCCTCGCGGCGGTCTGCTCCAGCTTCCGGGAAAAGCCGATCGACGCGGAGACAGTCCTCTTTGGCGAGGTCGGCCTTGCGGGGGAGATTCGCGGCATCCAGCAGGCCCTCCCGCGTATCCGGGAGGCGGAAAAGCTAGGATTCAAGCGTTGCATTCTTCCCCGAAGGAATGAGGAGACCTTGCAAACGGAGGGAGAAGCCGATTATTCAGTCGAAACGGTCGGAGTCTCCCACATAGAAGAGGCCTTGGAGGTTCTATTTTCTACGGGAGCGTAG